TGTCCCTGAGCACGACACTGTCCTTCAGCACCACGATGTAGCTGCCCGGCACCGCGCTGGGCGCGCCGGCACCGACGATCGTGGCGGACTCCGCCGCCGCGGGTGCGGCGACGCCGACCAGCGACGCCGCCGCGACCGCGACGGCTACCGCCGTCGCGGCGAGCCGCCGTGAGATGATCTGCCCTGGCGAGTGGACCTGCGGTAACCGCATCTGCCGCCCTTCCGGCCGACCCCCGTTGCGGTCCCCGCTGTTCCGCAGCTGAACGGGAGCATCGACCAACGGCGATGCTATCCGGCTACGGCGCATCCCGCCGCCCGGCAGAACGCGCAGCGCACCAACTGACCACAGCGCCGCGACGGCCAGGCCCGGTCAGTCGACGCCGAACTCCATCGCGGCGCGGTCGAGTGCCTCGTCCTCCGCCGTGGCCACGCCCCGGGAGGCGATGGCCTCCGCGCCGCCCTGCGGCATCGCGCCGATCAGCCCCGTCGAGGCCGCCTGCGCGGCACCGACCACCCGCTGCGGGGCGCCGCCGACCATGCCAAGGCTCGCGTACTGCTCCAGCTTCGCCCGGGAGTCGGCGATGTCCAGGTTACGCATGGTGAGCTGGCCGATCCGGTCGGACGGGCCGAAGGCCGAGTCCTCGGTACGCTCCATCGACAGCTTGTCCGGGTGGTAGCTGAACGCCGGGCCGGTGGTGTCCAGGATCGAGTAGTCCTCGCCCCGGCGCAGCCGCAGCGTCACCTCGCCGGTGACCGCCGTGCCGACCCAGCGCTGCAACGACTCGCGCAGCATCAGCGCCTGCGGATCCAGCCAGCGGCCCTCGTACATCAGCCGACCCAGCCGGCGACCCTCGTTGTGGTAGTTGGCCAGGGTGTCCTCGTTGTGGATGGCATTCACCAGCCGCTCGTACGCGGCGTGCAGCAGCGCCATGCCGGGCGCCTCGTAGATGCCCCGGCTCTTCGCCTCGATGATCCGGTTCTCGATCTGGTCGGACATGCCCAGCCCGTGCCGCCCGCCGATGGCGTTGGCCTCCAGCACCAGGTCGACCGCGCTGGCGAACTCCTTGCCGTTGATGGTCACCGGACGGCCCTGGTCGAAGCCGATGGTGACGTCCTCGGTGGGAATCTCCACCGACAGGTCCCAGAACCGGACGCCCATGATCGGGCTGACCGTCTCGATGCCGGTGTCCAGGTGCTCCAGGGTCTTCGCCTCGTGCGTGGCACCCCAGATGTTGGCATCGGTGGAGTACGCCTTCTCGGTGCTGTCCCGGTACGGCAGGCCGCGCTCCAGCAGCCACTCCGACATCTCCTTGCGCCCACCCAGCTCGGTGACGAAGCTGGTGTCCAGCCACGGCTTGTAGATCCGCAGCTGGGGGTTGGCCAGCAGGCCGTACCGATAGAAACGCTCGATGTCGTTGCCCTTGAAGGTCGAGCCGTCCCCCCAGATCTGGACGTCGTCCTCGATCATCGCCCGCACCAGCAGCGTCCCGGTGACCGCCCGGCCCAGCGGGGTGGTGTTGAAGTACGCCCGCCCACCGGAGCGGATGTGAAAGGCACCGCAGGTCAGCGCCGCCAGCCCCTCCTCGACCAGAGCGGCTCGGCAGTCGACCAGCCGGGCCAGCTCGGCGCCGTAGTTGAGCGCGCGGCCGGGCACCGAGGCGATGTCGGGCTCGTCGTACTGGCCGATGTCGGCGGTGTACGCACAGGGCACAGCGCCCTTGTCGCGCATCCACGCGACCGCGACCGAGGTGTCGAGGCCGCCGGAGAAGGCGATGCCGACACGTTCACCGGTGGGCAGGGAGGTCAGAACCTTGGACACAAGGAAGAGTATGCACCACCCCGCATACCCATGCAAGCTGACGGTGAAAGG
This DNA window, taken from Micromonospora sp. FIMYZ51, encodes the following:
- the argG gene encoding argininosuccinate synthase, whose translation is MSKVLTSLPTGERVGIAFSGGLDTSVAVAWMRDKGAVPCAYTADIGQYDEPDIASVPGRALNYGAELARLVDCRAALVEEGLAALTCGAFHIRSGGRAYFNTTPLGRAVTGTLLVRAMIEDDVQIWGDGSTFKGNDIERFYRYGLLANPQLRIYKPWLDTSFVTELGGRKEMSEWLLERGLPYRDSTEKAYSTDANIWGATHEAKTLEHLDTGIETVSPIMGVRFWDLSVEIPTEDVTIGFDQGRPVTINGKEFASAVDLVLEANAIGGRHGLGMSDQIENRIIEAKSRGIYEAPGMALLHAAYERLVNAIHNEDTLANYHNEGRRLGRLMYEGRWLDPQALMLRESLQRWVGTAVTGEVTLRLRRGEDYSILDTTGPAFSYHPDKLSMERTEDSAFGPSDRIGQLTMRNLDIADSRAKLEQYASLGMVGGAPQRVVGAAQAASTGLIGAMPQGGAEAIASRGVATAEDEALDRAAMEFGVD